Within Bacillus sp. Marseille-Q1617, the genomic segment AAATGATGGTATTCATTTCGCTGATCCTCACCGCACCGCTCATTTTATTCCAGGTCTGGTCATTTATCAGTCCGGGATTATATGAAACGGAGCGAAAAGTGACCCTCAGCTATATTCCTATCTCGCTATTATTATTTCTAGCCGGACTGTCCTTTTCTTACTTCATCCTATTCCCGTATGTCGTGGAATTCATGATGACGTTATCTGACAGTCTTGAAATACAACAAGTCATAGGAATAAACGAATATTTTCATTTCTTGTTTCAATTAACCATTCCATTCGGTCTTTTATTCCAGTTGCCAGTCGCGATGCTGTTCTTAACGAGACTGGGAATCATCACACCGATGATGATGGCAAACGTACGTAAGGTTGCTTACTTTATTTTGTTGGTCATCGCAGCCTTCATCACGCCGCCTGACGTCGTTTCACACTTGATGGTGACCGTGCCGTTATTCATCCTTTACGAAATCAGCATCTGGATTTCGAAGATCGGCTATAAAAAGGTGCTTGAAGCGGAGCAGAAGCTTGAGATGGAACAATATGAAGAAGATATAAATAAGGATTGATCCCCGAGGGGACCAATCCTTATTTTTTATTATTGATTTGTTTTTTGATCTTGAAATGAATCATGATCATCCTGAGTCCGGACCCGAAATCAAGGGTGGCCAGAAAGACCAGCATATAAGTGAAAAATCCCCAACCATCATCTCTTACATTCTGAATTGCAAAGTATGTGAAAAGTATTCCGAGCAGGAGATAGATCACTCCAGAGAAAAGCGGTGATCTTCTCATGAAAATAATCCTCCAATAAATCCTTGAATTTGTTCTGCTTCTTTCATGATTTTCTGAATTTCGTCCTTATAGATAGATTGTATCAGCACGACAGATGTATTCATCGCCACATGAGCAAAAATTGGCACGAGTATTCTCTTGGTTTTTACATAAAGAAAAGCGAATGTAAAGCCCATTGCTGAATACAGGATGACATGCTCCGGTTCGAAGTGGGCGAGGGCAAAAATGATCGAACTTACAAGTGCCGCAAAGAAGAAATTCATCTTTTCATAAAGGACACCAAAGATGATCTTCCTGAACACGATTTCCTCCAATATTGGCCCGATCACTGCTGCCACAAGCATCGTCAATGGAACTTTTTCAATGATCCCGATGATCATCTGTGTATTTTCAGAGCCCATCTTAATGCCAAGTGCATATTCGATTTGAATTGCAATGGATTGAGCGAAGAAAGCAATGAATATTCCAGCAATCGCCCAGCCAATGGAGCTGCCGGCATTGAGGGGAGCACTTCGCTCCAGGTTTGTGCTCGTTTCACTTTTGCGGAGAATCGCCCACACCACGATAAGCGTCAGGGTAAAGCTGATCATCAGCCAATATCCCGGCACAAGCTGTTTCACCTGATCTGCAGGCTCACCAAGCACGTCCACTCCGATTTTATAAAGAAGAGGAACTCCTACTATACTCGAAAGCTGCATCACAATATATGCAATCAATATATATCCAAAATGTTTTTTCAACGTTTCGTCTCCTTTAACCGTCATCTTGTTCAATTCTACTAAGAAATCGGGGAGTGTTCAAATGGTAGGGTTATTATGTTGTTTTCTAATTGAAGCCAGAAGAAAAAACAGAATAGTTCCATTCTGAATATGAAGATGAAAAACTAAAACAGGAATACAAAGACAAACCCGGACATAGGATAGAGAGGTGTGAAAAAAAGAGGAAAATGACGAAAAAAATTTTAAGCAGGACTCTTGCAAAATGAAAACGAATTAATTATTATAATAATTGTGTTAGCACTCACAGCGAACGAGTGCTAATAAAAAACTATTTACATAATTTCAAGGAGGTTGTTTCACTTGTTAAAACCACTAGGTGATCGCGTCGTTATCGAGCTAGTCGAATCAGAAGAAAAAACAGCAAGCGGTATCGTTCTTCCGGATTCCGCAAAGGAAAAGCCGCAGGAAGGTAAAGTTGTTGCTGTAGGTACAGGTCGCGTTCTTGACAGCGGTGAGCGCGTTGCTCTTGAAGTGTCTGTCGGCGATCGAATCATCTTCAGTAAATATGCTGGTACAGAAGTGAAATACCAAGGCGCAGAATATCTGATCCTTCGTGACAGTGACATTCTGGCTGTTGTTGGCGAATAATTAAATAATCGATTATAAAACATTACTTTAAACAATAAGAGGAGGACTTTGAATATGGCTAAGGATATTAAATTTAGCGAAGAAGCACGCCGTTCCATGCTTCGCGGGGTAGATCAATTAGCAAACGCAGTAAAAGTAACTCTTGGACCAAAAGGACGCAACGTGGTACTTGAGAAAAAATACGGTTCACCGCTTATCACAAATGACGGTGTAACCATTGCGAAAGAAATCGAACTTGAAGATGCATTCGAAAACATGGGTGCTAAACTTGTTGCTGAAGTAGCAAGCAAAACAAACGAAATTGCCGGTGATGGTACAACAACTGCAACGGTTCTTGCACAGGCGATGATCCGTGAAGGTCTTAAGAACGTAACTGCGGGTGCTAATCCTGTAGGCGTACGTAAAGGGATCGAAAAAGCGGTTCAAACTGCAGTTGAAGAATTAAAAGCTATTTCAAAGCCAATCGAAGGCAAAGATTCAATCGCTCAAGTTGCTGCGATTTCAGCTGCTGATGAAGAAGTCGGCCAACTGATCGCTGAAGCAATGGAGCGCGTTGGAAACGATGGTGTCATCACAATCGAAGAATCCAAAGGATTCACAACTGAGCTTGATGTAGTGGAAGGAATGCAATTCGACCGCGGATATGCTTCTCCATACATGGTAACAGACTCTGACAAGATGGAAGCGGTTCTTGAGAATCCATATATCTTGATCACTGATAAGAAAATCGGAAACATCCAGGAAGTACTTCCTGTTCTTGAGCAAGTGGTACAACAAGGCAAGCCATTGTTGATCGTTGCTGAGGATGTTGAAGGTGAAGCTCTTGCAACATTAGTGGTAAACAAACTTCGCGGAACATTCAATGCAGTGGCTGTTAAAGCTCCTGGATTCGGTGACCGTCGTAAAGCAATGCTTGAAGACCTTGCTATCCTTACTGGCGGTGAAGTCATCACTGAAGATTTAGGTCTTGACCTTAAATCTGCAAACATTACTCAACTTGGCCGCGCAGCGAAAGTTGTAGTAACAAAAGAAAACACAACAGTTGTAGAAGGTTCTGGAGATCCAGAAAAGATTGCAGCACGTGTGAACCAAATCCGTGCTCAACACGAAGAGTCTACTTCTGAATTCGATAAAGAAAAATTACAAGAGCGTCTTGCTAAGCTTGCAGGCGGTGTAGCAGTCGTTAAAGTCGGTGCTGCAACTGAAACTGAGCTTAAAGAGCGTAAACTACGCATCGAAGACGCATTGAACTCTACTCGTGCAGCGGTAGAAGAAGGTATCGTTTCCGGTGGTGGAACTGCACTAGTGAACGTATACAACAAAGTCGCATCAATCGAAGCGGATGCGGATGTAGCAACTGGTATCAACATCGTGCTTCGTGCACTTGAAGAGCCAATCCGTCAAATCGCTCACAACGCAGGACTTGAAGGTTCTATCATCGTAGAACGCCTGAAGAAAGAAGAAGTTGGTGTAGGATTCAACGCAGCAACTGGCGAATGGGTGAACATGATCGAAAAGGGTATCGTAGACCCAACCAAGGTTACTCGTTCTGCACTTCAAAACGCAGCATCTGTTGCAGCAATGTTCTTGACTACTGAAGCAGTAGTTGCAGACATTCCTGAAGAAAATGCTGGCGGCGGCATGCCTGATATGGGCGGCATGGGTGGAATGGGCGGCATGATGTAATCTGCCCCCGATAAACCCAAAGGGTAAAAAATGGGTAACATTTTCTAAAATAAGGGTTTGAATTAGAGGTTTTCCATGAGTTCTTTGAACTTTTGGGAAACCTCTTTTTTCATCTCTTTTGTTACATGTAAATAAACATTTTTAGTTGTGTCCTAATCGTTCCATTATTTGTGGAAGACTTACCCCAGCCTCAGCTAATAAGGAGGTATGAGTATGGCGTAACGAATGAGGGGTAAGTTGAAGATTCAATTCTGCTATTTTTAATAAGCGTCTCATACGATTCTCTATTTTTTTTCATAAAGTGGATAACCAGGTAATTCCTCATCAATGCTTGCAAAAACAAAATCTTCATTATGGTATATATCACGGTGTTTCATAATTGCTTTCTTTTGGACGTTAGGTGTTTTTTAAATTCATTAATTAATAAGATTCTAAGAAACCTTGTTCTATTATTTGTTCGCTGTTTACTTGTTTATTGTCCGGAGGGTCTATTCCAAGGTGGCACCGATTTTTTCAAATTGATTACCAGTCTAGCAAAATATCAACGTAGCCCTCAGATCCGTTTGCGTCTCAACTTAAAAACTTTCTCTTTAACAATTTAACGCAGTATGGTATTATTGTGCTAATATTTTAAAAATTCATAAGAAACTTCTTATCCAGAGAGGTTGAGGGACTGACCCGATGAAGCCTCGGCAACCGCATGAGTCCATGTAAGGTGCCAATTTCAGTGTGGATGTGTTGCACATTTCGAAGATGAGAAGGATTTTTTCTTTTTGATGAATCCTTTCTCTTATTTGGAGAAAGGGTTTTTATTTTTCACCAAAAATTTTTAGGAGGTATGATTGTATGAGTCAACAATTGATCAATGTAGCAACAAAAGGAAAATGGGTAGAAGGTATGAAGACGAATGTTCAGGCAAGGGATTTTGCATTTATTGTTGACGAGCCAGAAGCATTGGGCGGTACCGATCAGGGCGCAAACCCGGTTGAATACGTATTAGCCGCTTTATCTGGATGCACGTCGGTGGTCATCGCGTTGATCGCCAAAGAGCTTGATTTCAAATACGAGGATGCAACGTTTGAAAATGAGGGTACTTTGGATCTTCGAGGATTGAATGGCGTTGAAGGTGTTTCTCCACACTTTCAAACCGTGACGTTCGACGTAACGATCGTAACTGACGAAAGTGAAGAGCGATTGGATGAGCTTAAATCCAAAGTCGAAAAAAGATGTCCTGTATATAATCTCTTGAAGGATGCAGGTATTGCATTAGAATCAAATTGGGTGAAAAAAGCAACCGTCTCGGCTTAGAATATAACCCTATAAATAAAGGACGCTTCCCCATATTGGATAGCGTCCTTTCTATTCTTTTACAGAAGGTCAGTCCGTATTGGCTGCAACCATTTTGTCAGCATATTCTTCCTCCCACCCTTTACACACATCAACCCACTCTTTGGCAGATGAATAGTGGAAAAGTTCCCCTGGCGTCAATTTGATTGCAGAGTTGGTGCTTCCACATGCAGGGAAAAGGTTCTCGAAGCGTTTCATCGAAACATCCAGATAGACGTCCATTTCATTCGCTAATCCGAACGGACAGACGCCACCGACGACATGGCCGGTTTGCTCCAATACTTCATCAGGTTTGAGCATGCGTGCTTTTATCCCTGTGAAGTGACGGAACTTCTTGTTATCGATCTTCGCATCTCCTGCCGCAACAATCAGGATATCTTTGTCTTCCGGTCCCCTGAATGACAGCGTTTTTGCAATCTGCGCAGGCATGACACCGATTGTTTCTGCTGCTTCTTCAACCGTAGCACTCGATGTTTCGAACTCCATCACGTCATTTTCGCGGTTCCACTGTTTAAAATGGGCTTTTACACTTTCCAATGACATATTTATGTATCCTCCTTACCGATATTACGTTAGATGATACCATCCTTTAACACAGTAGAGCAATGATCTTGTATCATCCCCTCTGATGAATAAAACCGGATACCCCCTCTTTCAAGAAATACCCGGTATCTTTTGTTTATCCTTTAAACCGTCTCCATTTCAGTCTTAAGCATTGTACCATTCTCGGCAAGGTTCGAATGCCAGGATAGTGCTTTTTCTAAGACATGCGGGGTTTGTCCA encodes:
- the tatC gene encoding twin-arginine translocase subunit TatC, whose translation is MSQSQKDMTMYEHIGELQKRLMIVVVFFLLAFVASFFLAEPLIRYLQHADEAKELTMNAFRLTDPLKIYMEMMVFISLILTAPLILFQVWSFISPGLYETERKVTLSYIPISLLLFLAGLSFSYFILFPYVVEFMMTLSDSLEIQQVIGINEYFHFLFQLTIPFGLLFQLPVAMLFLTRLGIITPMMMANVRKVAYFILLVIAAFITPPDVVSHLMVTVPLFILYEISIWISKIGYKKVLEAEQKLEMEQYEEDINKD
- a CDS encoding YdiK family protein: MRRSPLFSGVIYLLLGILFTYFAIQNVRDDGWGFFTYMLVFLATLDFGSGLRMIMIHFKIKKQINNKK
- a CDS encoding CPBP family intramembrane glutamic endopeptidase; this encodes MKKHFGYILIAYIVMQLSSIVGVPLLYKIGVDVLGEPADQVKQLVPGYWLMISFTLTLIVVWAILRKSETSTNLERSAPLNAGSSIGWAIAGIFIAFFAQSIAIQIEYALGIKMGSENTQMIIGIIEKVPLTMLVAAVIGPILEEIVFRKIIFGVLYEKMNFFFAALVSSIIFALAHFEPEHVILYSAMGFTFAFLYVKTKRILVPIFAHVAMNTSVVLIQSIYKDEIQKIMKEAEQIQGFIGGLFS
- the groES gene encoding co-chaperone GroES; the protein is MLKPLGDRVVIELVESEEKTASGIVLPDSAKEKPQEGKVVAVGTGRVLDSGERVALEVSVGDRIIFSKYAGTEVKYQGAEYLILRDSDILAVVGE
- the groL gene encoding chaperonin GroEL (60 kDa chaperone family; promotes refolding of misfolded polypeptides especially under stressful conditions; forms two stacked rings of heptamers to form a barrel-shaped 14mer; ends can be capped by GroES; misfolded proteins enter the barrel where they are refolded when GroES binds); the protein is MAKDIKFSEEARRSMLRGVDQLANAVKVTLGPKGRNVVLEKKYGSPLITNDGVTIAKEIELEDAFENMGAKLVAEVASKTNEIAGDGTTTATVLAQAMIREGLKNVTAGANPVGVRKGIEKAVQTAVEELKAISKPIEGKDSIAQVAAISAADEEVGQLIAEAMERVGNDGVITIEESKGFTTELDVVEGMQFDRGYASPYMVTDSDKMEAVLENPYILITDKKIGNIQEVLPVLEQVVQQGKPLLIVAEDVEGEALATLVVNKLRGTFNAVAVKAPGFGDRRKAMLEDLAILTGGEVITEDLGLDLKSANITQLGRAAKVVVTKENTTVVEGSGDPEKIAARVNQIRAQHEESTSEFDKEKLQERLAKLAGGVAVVKVGAATETELKERKLRIEDALNSTRAAVEEGIVSGGGTALVNVYNKVASIEADADVATGINIVLRALEEPIRQIAHNAGLEGSIIVERLKKEEVGVGFNAATGEWVNMIEKGIVDPTKVTRSALQNAASVAAMFLTTEAVVADIPEENAGGGMPDMGGMGGMGGMM
- a CDS encoding tyrosine-type recombinase/integrase encodes the protein MRRLLKIAELNLQLTPHSLRHTHTSLLAEAGVSLPQIMERLGHN
- a CDS encoding OsmC family protein encodes the protein MSQQLINVATKGKWVEGMKTNVQARDFAFIVDEPEALGGTDQGANPVEYVLAALSGCTSVVIALIAKELDFKYEDATFENEGTLDLRGLNGVEGVSPHFQTVTFDVTIVTDESEERLDELKSKVEKRCPVYNLLKDAGIALESNWVKKATVSA
- a CDS encoding YbaK/EbsC family protein, translating into MSLESVKAHFKQWNRENDVMEFETSSATVEEAAETIGVMPAQIAKTLSFRGPEDKDILIVAAGDAKIDNKKFRHFTGIKARMLKPDEVLEQTGHVVGGVCPFGLANEMDVYLDVSMKRFENLFPACGSTNSAIKLTPGELFHYSSAKEWVDVCKGWEEEYADKMVAANTD